The window CGCGTGCGGTCGTATTTTCAGGAGGGCCGCCCGCTCGATCCCAAAACCGCGCGTTTGCGCAGCCGCATTGCCGACTTCGAGATCATCGTCACGGATTCCGAGATGGAAGCATTGATCCTCGAAATGAATCTGATCAAGGAATACCGCCCGCGCTACAACGTCAACCTGCGCGATGACAAGAGCTATCCCTACATTCGCGTCACGCATGAAATGTTTCCGCGCATCTTCCCCACCCGTCGAATCGTGAAAGACGGTTCACAATACTTTGGCCCCTACACCGATGTCGGCCAGATGAAGGCCTTGCTGCGCGCGGTGAAGCGCATCTTTCCGATTCGCAGTTGCAATTATCATTTCACGCCGGAAATCATCGCGCGCAAGAAATACAAACTCTGCCTGGATTATTACATCAAAAAATGTGACGGCCCGTGCGAGGGCCTGGTTTCGGCGGAGGAATATGGCAAAGTCGTGCAGCAAGTGGTCAATTTCATCAATGGCCGCGATCGCCAGGTCGTGAAAGAGATGCAGGATAAAATGCAAACGCTGGCAGAGAAACGTTTGTATGAAGAAGCGGGCAAGATGCGCGATCGCATTCGCTTCATTGAGGAATTTCAATTTCGCCAAAAAATCGTGACGGAAGATCTCAAGGATCGCGACATTGTATCCGTTGCCATGGAAGATGAAGACGCGGCCGGCGCGGTGTTCAAAGTGCGCGACGGGAAGATTATTGGCCGGCAGCATTATTATCTCAACGGGGTATTTCAAGAGCCTTACGAAAATGTTGTGGCCTCGTTTGCGAAACAATATTATCTCAAGGCTGATTTCATTCCCGAAGAAATCAACTTGCCGTGCGAGATCCCGGAGCGTGAGGACGTCAGAGTCTGGTTGGAAAACAGGCGTGAAGGGCCGGTGCAGCTCGTCACGCCCAAACTCGGCGAAAAAGCCAAACTCGTTGAAATGTGCGCCAAGAATGCGCATTTGCTGCTGCAAGAGTTGAAGCTGCAAAAGATGAAGACCAAGCTCAAAGTACCGCACAGCGTTGTCGCGTTGCAACGCGATTTGCACTTGGAAAAACCGCCGCGCCGGATTGAATGCTTTGATATTTCCAACATTCAGGGCGCAGACGCCGTGGCGGCCATGGTGACGTTCGTTGACGGCCGTTCTAAAAAATCG of the Cytophagia bacterium CHB2 genome contains:
- a CDS encoding excinuclease ABC subunit C, whose protein sequence is MNSAIQNKLENLPLKPGVYQFKDRAGKIIYVGKAKVLRPRVRSYFQEGRPLDPKTARLRSRIADFEIIVTDSEMEALILEMNLIKEYRPRYNVNLRDDKSYPYIRVTHEMFPRIFPTRRIVKDGSQYFGPYTDVGQMKALLRAVKRIFPIRSCNYHFTPEIIARKKYKLCLDYYIKKCDGPCEGLVSAEEYGKVVQQVVNFINGRDRQVVKEMQDKMQTLAEKRLYEEAGKMRDRIRFIEEFQFRQKIVTEDLKDRDIVSVAMEDEDAAGAVFKVRDGKIIGRQHYYLNGVFQEPYENVVASFAKQYYLKADFIPEEINLPCEIPEREDVRVWLENRREGPVQLVTPKLGEKAKLVEMCAKNAHLLLQELKLQKMKTKLKVPHSVVALQRDLHLEKPPRRIECFDISNIQGADAVAAMVTFVDGRSKKSDYRKFKIRGQHTPDDFAMMAEAVERRYAGSLAQKLPLPDLILVDGGKGQLSSAQSILQKLNLNIPIAALAKRLDEVFVPGAMEAQNIPRHSSGLKLLQQLRDEAHRFGVTFHRSLRTKRTTDSELSKIDGVGPARRNALLKFYGSLAGVR